AACGCCTATGGTGTCACCGAGTGATATTTCATAGCAGCCCATTTTGTAAAGAATTTCAGACACGCGAGCCACTTCACTCACATCAATCTCACCTTCATAGGGGCAACCTAAGACGCAGGACACATAGCCTCGAACCCGAATATTTTCGGCCTTAGCTCGCTCCATCAGTGGCTCAAAGCGAGCGATGGACTCTTGGATTGAGCAGTTAATATTCCGTTGAGAGAAGCTTTCTGACGCCGCGCCAAAGATGGCAACTTCGTCGGCTTTGGCGTCAAGTGCAAGTTCCAGGCCTTTCATATTCGGAGTCAGCGCACTATAGGTCACATCCACTGCACGCTTGATATTGCGCAATACTTCACCAGAGTCGGCCATCTGCGGCACCCACTTGGGTGACACGAAACTCGCCGCTTCGATACGTTTAATGCCTGCTTTGGCTAGGTCTTGTATCAAGACAATTTTATCTTGAGTCGATACGGGCTTTTCGTTTTGCAGGCCATCGCGGGCACCGACTTCAAAAATAGAGACTTGTTTTGGCAGCATCTTATTTCTTATCCTCGTTTCCTTCAGCTTTTTCTTCTGAGGCAGCAGGCTCGACTTCTACTAATATAGTGCCGTCTGTGACTAGCTCGCCGGGTTCGAAGAAGAAGGCTGACACTAGACCATCAAAGGGTGATTCTATGGCGTCTATTACATGAGTCATCTTCATGCTTTCCCTTCAGCTTTTTCTTCTGAGGCAGCTGGTTCGACTTCTACTAATATGGTGCCATCTGTGACTAGCTCGCCTGGCTCGAAGAAGAACGCACTAACTAGACCATCAAAGGGTGATTCTATGGCGTTTATTACATGAGTCATCTTCATGCTTTCCCTTCAGTCTCAGTAGGCTCTAGGGGCTCGACTTCTACTAATATAGTGCCGTCTGTGACTAGCTCGCCGGGTTCGAAGAAGAAGGCTGATACTAGACCATCAAAGGGTGATTCTATGGCGTCTATTACATGAGTCATCTTCATGCTTTCCCTTCAGCTTTTTCTTCTGAGGCAGCAGGCTCGACTTCTACTAATATAGTGCCGTCTGTGACTAGCTCGCCGGGTTCGAAGAAGAAGGCTGACACTAGACCATCAAAGGGTGATTCAATTGTATATTCCATCTTCATCGCTTCCATCACCATCAGGCCTTGACCCGCTGTCACGGCATCACCTTTAGTGACCAGATGAGTCACGATGGTGCCATTCATCGGCGCCTTGAGCTTATCTGCGAGACACTCTTGCTCTTCAACAAGCTCAGTCTGAATGGCGCGATAATGATAGCTGGTGGCATTGATAAAGAGGGTGAAGTCTTGTTCAACCT
This portion of the Shewanella violacea DSS12 genome encodes:
- a CDS encoding 3-methylcrotonoyl-CoA carboxylase subunit alpha, with the protein product MTHVIDAIESPFDGLVSAFFFEPGELVTDGTILVEVEPLEPTETEGKA
- a CDS encoding 3-methylcrotonoyl-CoA carboxylase subunit alpha → MTHVIDAIESPFDGLVSAFFFEPGELVTDGTILVEVEPAASEEKAEGNEDKK
- a CDS encoding 3-methylcrotonoyl-CoA carboxylase subunit alpha, whose protein sequence is MTHVINAIESPFDGLVSAFFFEPGELVTDGTILVEVEPAASEEKAEGKA
- a CDS encoding hydroxymethylglutaryl-CoA lyase, which encodes MLPKQVSIFEVGARDGLQNEKPVSTQDKIVLIQDLAKAGIKRIEAASFVSPKWVPQMADSGEVLRNIKRAVDVTYSALTPNMKGLELALDAKADEVAIFGAASESFSQRNINCSIQESIARFEPLMERAKAENIRVRGYVSCVLGCPYEGEIDVSEVARVSEILYKMGCYEISLGDTIGVGTPNNARKMVQAVSQVVPVDKLALHFHDTYGQALANILACLETGVSVVDSSVAGLGGCPYAKGASGNLASEDLVYMLHGLGIDTGIDLSLLAQAGNTISQALGRQTGSKVAQALTS